Proteins encoded in a region of the Elizabethkingia bruuniana genome:
- a CDS encoding alpha-L-fucosidase: protein MKNRITSLLLLSLSIGSIAAQEKKINDEAKMQWFRDAKLGVFIHWGIYSVNGISESWSFFNNYINHDNYMKQLGGFNASRYNPDEWTKLIKESGAKYSVITTRHHDGISLWDSKSDKAITSFKDASAKEDLIAPFVADLKKAGLKTGLYYSLPDWSHPYYDVNTRTKKRYDIAKDPVRWQNFIKYYQGQLNELSTQFKPDLIWFDGDWEHTSAEWQAPQTLANLRKYNPNIIINSRLNNHGDYETPEQGIPVVAPQSKYWELCYTMNDSWGYQPFDRNYKSPNMIVRTLADVISMGGNLLIDIGPKADGSIPAEQVKILENLGRWTKKNSDAIYTTRQGLPFANYRGKSSLSVDGKKLFLYLEEAKDFAKIYGLTSTPVSAQVIGDSNAKVNYNQDQSGNLTLSFANTQFDKDVTVVQLNFNEAVKVTNKITDPVPALQSLLENTDTKKSAYEIANQLHKGTNLLDNAGVTQDGMDMKIKKTSKTNPEVLNWISKNAEALYETGAGLPDGHYSGMSALSKDKQTLYLFVEGTPTGPIALKGLKNNISRIRIAGEGSIIPHRIYNKLYWSAVPGIVYIDVPKERLDKSLTVIAVLLEKPVDLYREKIGAVESNL, encoded by the coding sequence ATGAAGAACAGAATTACCAGCTTACTGCTATTAAGCCTCAGTATAGGCAGTATAGCAGCACAGGAAAAGAAGATTAACGATGAAGCAAAAATGCAATGGTTCCGGGATGCCAAACTAGGGGTATTCATCCATTGGGGAATCTATTCTGTAAACGGAATATCAGAATCCTGGTCTTTTTTTAACAATTACATCAATCATGACAATTATATGAAGCAGCTGGGAGGATTTAATGCTTCCCGTTATAATCCTGATGAATGGACAAAACTGATTAAAGAATCCGGTGCCAAATATTCAGTCATTACCACAAGACACCATGACGGAATTTCTCTATGGGATTCGAAATCGGATAAAGCCATTACCAGTTTTAAAGATGCTTCAGCTAAAGAAGATCTGATCGCTCCTTTTGTGGCTGACCTAAAGAAAGCAGGATTGAAAACCGGACTTTATTATTCGCTTCCGGATTGGAGTCATCCTTATTATGACGTTAATACACGTACAAAGAAGCGCTATGATATAGCAAAGGATCCTGTACGCTGGCAGAATTTTATTAAATATTATCAGGGACAGCTAAACGAATTGTCAACACAGTTCAAACCTGATTTAATATGGTTTGATGGAGATTGGGAACATACTTCAGCAGAATGGCAGGCACCACAAACATTGGCTAACCTCAGAAAATATAATCCGAATATTATTATTAATTCTCGTCTGAACAACCATGGCGATTATGAAACTCCGGAGCAGGGGATACCTGTAGTCGCTCCTCAGAGTAAATATTGGGAATTGTGCTATACAATGAATGATTCCTGGGGATATCAGCCTTTCGACAGAAATTACAAATCACCAAACATGATTGTAAGAACGCTTGCTGATGTCATCAGTATGGGTGGAAATCTCCTTATCGATATAGGACCAAAGGCTGATGGAAGTATTCCTGCAGAACAGGTTAAAATCCTTGAAAATCTTGGAAGATGGACGAAGAAGAATTCAGATGCAATATATACAACCCGTCAGGGTTTACCTTTTGCTAATTACAGAGGGAAATCTTCTTTGTCTGTTGATGGCAAAAAGCTATTCCTGTATCTGGAAGAAGCTAAAGACTTTGCGAAAATTTATGGACTAACTTCAACTCCTGTTTCTGCACAGGTCATCGGGGATAGCAACGCTAAAGTAAATTATAACCAGGATCAGAGCGGAAATCTTACACTTTCATTTGCAAATACACAGTTTGATAAAGATGTAACTGTTGTACAGCTTAACTTTAACGAAGCCGTAAAAGTAACAAACAAAATAACAGATCCTGTACCTGCACTACAAAGCTTACTTGAAAATACAGACACAAAGAAATCGGCTTACGAAATAGCCAATCAATTGCATAAAGGCACTAATCTCCTCGACAATGCCGGAGTTACACAAGACGGGATGGATATGAAAATAAAGAAAACATCCAAAACAAATCCTGAAGTATTGAACTGGATTAGTAAAAATGCTGAAGCCTTGTATGAAACAGGAGCAGGTCTTCCGGACGGACATTATTCCGGGATGAGTGCATTGTCGAAAGACAAACAAACACTTTACTTATTTGTGGAAGGAACACCAACTGGACCGATAGCATTGAAGGGACTAAAGAATAATATTTCCAGAATAAGAATTGCCGGAGAAGGATCTATCATTCCACACCGTATTTATAACAAATTATATTGGAGTGCGGTTCCAGGTATTGTTTATATTGATGTTCCAAAAGAAAGACTGGACAAAAGTCTTACCGTAATTGCTGTTCTTTTAGAAAAACCCGTTGACTTGTATCGTGAAAAGATAGGTGCTGTGGAAAGTAATTTATAA